The DNA window TTCAACACTTATTACCGAAGCTCTTATCAAAAAGAACATGTAACTCAGATGACACAATCCGGAAAGAAAAGCCACAAATAAGTACTTTTTCAGCTTCACTCCAACTTCCACCTTTTTAGGGGCGAATTCTCCGGTGTCTCTAACGAAGAAAATTGGGATTACAGCAAAAAACCCTATTGCTGCTGCAACAAGAATAGGCGTTTGGAAGTTCTTCAGAGATGTGTAGAGGAGTATAGCGATTAAAGTTCCGACCACAGCTCCAGCCGTGTCCATCGCTCTATGGAAGCCGAAGGCTTTTCCTCTCTCCTTGGAAGATTCGGCAATTATCGCATCCCTCGGAGAAGTTCTTATCCCCTTTCCGATTCTGTCCAAAATAACGAATCCCGAAACCTCTCCAGTTGATGAAGAAATGCCTATTCCGAGTTTTGAAATTTGGGAAAGGAGGTATCCTAAAAACACCAGCGGCTTTCTCCTCCTGAATACATCGGAGAGGTATCCTGAGAAAAGCTTTACAACGTTCCCAAAACCATCCAGCAATCCTCCGACGATGCCTATTCCGAGGGCTGTGGCGTTCATGCTCTTAAGGAAGAAGGGTAAAAGAGGGTGAATTATCTCGCTGCTTAAGTCGTTCAGAAAACTAACTATGCCGAGCAGCGTTATGTTCCTCTTCATTCAACAAACACCCACACTTAAGCTTTTTAATTGTGACTCTTTTGCAGATTTAATGAAGCTAACAATCGACAATCCGATACTCTACCACATTCTCAAAATTCTGGCGAATTCCAACATGCCCCTCGGAGCGAAAAGCATTTCGGAAAAACTCGAAGAAAGAGGATTTCACGTGAAAAAGGAAACCGTGCAGTATTATTTAAAGCTACTCGACGAACTCGGGCTTACGAAGAAAGTTGGGCTGGCTGGGAGAATTATATCGAAGAAGGGACTGGAAGAGGTTAAAAAAGGGATGGTTAGAGAGAGAATAGGCTCGTTCATAGAGCTTAGGGAGGAGTACGCTTACAACGCTAACTTCGATCCCTTTAAAAGAAAAGGACTCGTAAGCCTGAACATTGGAATAATAAGAAAAAGAGATCTTGAAAAATCTCTTGAGCTGATAAAAGCGTGCATGGATGCTAAACTTGCTGTAAGCAGATTCGTAAAAATTTACGAGAGAGAGGCGGGAAACACAAAAATTCCGAAGGGGAAAGTCGGGATAGGTTTGGTCAGTACCTCAGTAGTTGACGCGGCGCTAATAGGAAGTAGAATAAGCTCCTTTCCAACATTTGCTGGGATTTTGCAGTATTCTGACTGGAAACCCCTTCGCTTTGTTCACGCAATCTCCTACTACGGCTCAACTCTCGATCCGATAGATCTTTTCATAAGAAGCGGATTTTGCAGCGTTAAGGATGCTGTAGAAAGAGGAAACGGAAACGTTCCGGCAGATGTAAGAGAGATTCCACTTGTTTTAAGAAAAAGGGCTGTAGAAATTATCGAACAACTTGAAAAAATTGGAATAAATGGAGCAGTTTACGTAAGCGGTGCTGAAAACGATGCTCTTGGCATTCCAGTAAACAACTATAAAGCCGGAGTTGTTGTAATAGCTGGATCAACCCCGTTGGTTTATCTGAAAGAGAAGGGAATTGACGTGGAGATAAAGATTTTAGCAGCCTTTGAAAGAATCGAAAACCTTGAAGAGATAGATTCTTTAATGTAAAGTCTAAAATCTTCCAAATTTTTTATCGCAAATTTTAAATACCTATAATTTTCTCTACATTTTTAAACCTCCAGGTGACTTACATGTTTGCAAGCGATTTTTTGAAGAGCCTTGGAGGATCTGAGGTGGTTTGATGAGGTCGAAGGTAATTTTGAGCCTGATATTGGTTCTTGCAATTGGCGTAGCATTTGCTGGATGCGCCGGAGAGAAGCAAGCAGCCAAACCGGAAAAAACTCCAGAGAAAGCTGAAGGAATTAAAATCCCGAAAACTGAAGACGGAAAGTACATAGTAACTATATACACCGGCTCTGGTCCCGGAAGCGTTTACTTCGCTGTCGGTTCCATGTTTGCGAAGGTTTTGAATAAGAAGAGCGACTTGATCGAAGCTAAAGGAGTAACGAGCGGAGCAAGCGTTGCCAATGCGAAGGCTATAGGGAAAGGAGAAGCTTTAGCTGCGATAATCCAGAACGATGTTACTTACTACGCTTGGAACGGAAAGTTCCAGTTTGAGGGTAAGCCGATAAAAGAGCTTAGAGGAATAGGAACCCTTTATCCTGAACCCGTGCAGATAGTTGTTAGAGCTGATAGCGACATATACACTCTCGAAGATTTAAGGGGTAAGAAGGTTGTTGTTGGAGCGGCTGGAAGTGGAGTTGCCGCAACGGCAGAAAGAGTTTTGAAAGCTGCTGGAGTATGGGACGATATCGAGCCAGTCTACCAAACGTTCAGTGAAGCTGCCCAAAGTCTCGTTCTTGGACAAGTAGACGCGGAATTCACGGTAATTGCTTATCCAGCTCCAGCTATAGACCAGATTGCCGTTAAAGTTCCTGTAAGATTGATTCCGATTCCTGACGAAGTCATTCAGAAGCTCCACGATGAAGGATATCCGTTCTACGTAAAAGTTGTTGTTCCAGCCAACACCTACAACGGGCAAACTGAAGACGTGCAAACGATAGCTGTGAAGGCAACTCTGGCTGTTCACAAAGACTTGCCAGAGGAAGTTGTTTACGAGATGACAAATGTCCTCTACGAAAACATAGATGAGCTCGCAAAAGCGCACCAGGTTGCAAAGCAAATAGATATGAATAAAGCCTTTGAAGGACTGATGATTCCGCTCCACCCCGGAGCAGTAAAGTACTACGAAGAGAAAGGGATCAAAGTTCCAGAAAACCTGAGGTGAGGTGTTAGCTGGTTGAATAAAAAACTTCCAATCTTATTTTTATTGTCTCTATTTATTCTAATTGCCCTTCAACCAGTTCGTGTGCTGGAGGTGAAATTTGACGATTATGCGTTAATCATCCCTCTCTCCTCAACTCTGCTTCTTTCCGTAGAATACGTTCACAGCGTATCCCTGACTAAAGTTATCGACGTTTATATGGTAAACGAAAGCGGAATTTATTTCGTCGAGACGAAATGGCAGGAATTTGAGGCTGGTCAACCTTTAAACGGTAGCGTTGAGGGAAAGTTCTTCGTCAAAAAAGCGAACAAATACCTCGGAAAGGAATGGAAGTACTGGTTTATTCCTCTGAACAACTTTACGATCAAAGTTGGTAAAAGCGTTTTTCATCAACCAAATGGGGAAGGATTTCTCGAATTTAGAGTTAAAACGGTTCCAGCATTTAAACTCATAACAGGGTGAGGAAAGTGGAAGAAGTTGAGAAGTTCATAGCTATTGAAAAAGCGAGGAAGCTGCCAAAAAGGCTTGACAAAATCGTAAAACTGGCAGCAATACTCATAGGTATCTACGAAATACTTTTCATTTTCAACTTCACATACTCGATATACGGGCTTTTCGAAAAAATAGGGTTAAAACTCTTCTTTCTAAGACTCGATTTTCAAGATAAGCAAGGAGAAGCTTTCGTTTTAGCAATGATCCTCGTTATAGCCTTTCTACTCTATCCCGTAAGGAATAAGGAAAAGTACTTCAAAAAAGTTCAGCTTTACGATTACTTTTTGATTGCTTTAAGCTTGCTCAGCATGTTCTACATGTTTTTAAGATTCCCAGAATACACTCAATCTTACGACGTGACTTTTTATGATGTCATTTTCGGATTGATCGCTATTTTCGTCGTTCTTGAAGCTACAAGAAGAACTGTGGGCTGGATTCTTCCGGCTATAGTTCTCGTTTTCCTCGCCTACGGAATCCAAGACACTCGATTCAACTGGAATAGGTTCGTTCAGTACTTATACTTGGATCAGGGCATCTTTGGAATTCCCTTCTACGTTATGACTATTTACGTCTTCGCTTTCGTCTTTTTCGGAGCTTTTCTTTTGAGAATTGGCGTGAGCGATTACGTAACAAAATTTATGATATCTCTTTTCGGTCCCAGAGAAGGAGGGCCTGCTAAAGCAGCGGTCGTTTCGAGCGGTTTGATGGGGACTGTTAGCGGAAGCTCCGTCGCAAACGTTCTGACAACTGGAACCTTCACGATACCTCTGATGAAAAAAGCCGGTTATCCTCCGGAAACTGCTGGAGCAGTTGAGCCAGTTGCATCTACGGGAGGACAGCTAATGCCTCCGATAATGGGGGCAGCAGCCTTTATCATGGCTCAGTTTCTCGGAATCCCCTACAACAAGCTGATAATTGCCGCCGTCTTACCGGCATTGATTTACTACGCTGGAGTCTATATATTCATCGACCTCGAAACGAAGAGGCTCGGTTTGAAAGGACTGTCGAGGGAGTATTTTACGCCCCTCCACTACTTTTTAAGGAAGATATACATTCTCCTTCCAATAGGTGTTATTACTCTCGCCCTCGTATGGGGCATAGCCCCTCACATAGCTGCCATCTCCTCTCTTGGAATTGCAATTTGGGTTGCATGGATTTCCAAAGATGAAATCCCCGGAGACGAAAGAATTTACGTCGCTTTTATTCTGCTGACAACGATTTTGATGTTCTCGGGTAGAGAGCTATCGTTTATCTCCGCTCCCTTTTTAATTTTCCTCGCCTCCCTTCTTCTATTTTTTGGCTTTCTCAGAAAGGTTGAGTTTAACGAAAAATTCTACATAAGCATTCTCTTCATTCTTTTCGCAGCATTTTGCAAGTTTCTCGGAATAAGGAAAGAGGAAATCCTCCTAATGAGCGGTGTTTTCGGGATAATATTCTCTCTTATTGTCGGGAAAGTTTCGAAAAGTGAAGAAGGAAAGAAAATGTTCTCCGCTACCTACGATTCGATGATCGATGCTGGAAAAACGAGCACAAGCGTTATGCTCGCAGCAGCCTCAGCAGGATTGATTCAGGGAGTTTTGACGATGACTGGATTGGTTACGAGTCTCGGCTACAAGCTTATAGATTTAACCGGAGGATATCTGGCTTTGCTTCTCGTGATGGCTATGGTCTTCAGCCTCATTCTCGGAATGGGTGTCCCAACTACAGCAAACTACGTCATAACGTCTCTCGTAGCAGCTCCAGCCGTTTTCAACGCTGTGGCTGGAAACAGCATCTACGAAGCTCTCGTCCCCGGCACAACAACAGCCACAGCTCTGCTTGCAGCCCACTTCTTCGTCTTCTACTTCGGAATACTCGCAGACTTGACGCCGCCGGTCGCTTTAGCAGCCTACGCCGGTTCAGCTTTAGCTAAAAGTGACTTTTGGAAAACCGCAAGGAATTCCGTCAAGTACGCTTTAGCCGGCTACATCGGACCTTACATCTACTTTACTCATCCCGAGATGTTCATTATAACCGTCCAGAACTGGGATTTGTATATGGTGGCAAAGCTCCTCTACTACTTCTTCGCAAGCGTTTTCGTAATGTATTTGATCGCTGTAGCGATAACCGGCTATTTCGACAAACCTTTGAGGAGAGAAGTTAAAGCTACTTTGCTTTTACTTGGTTTAGCCGGAGCCACCTTGCATTACCTGCCGATTCTTCTCGGTATTGCTGCTTTGCTCAGCCTGAAATTGTACAATAAGAAGGTG is part of the Ferroglobus placidus DSM 10642 genome and encodes:
- a CDS encoding DUF1850 domain-containing protein, whose product is MLEVKFDDYALIIPLSSTLLLSVEYVHSVSLTKVIDVYMVNESGIYFVETKWQEFEAGQPLNGSVEGKFFVKKANKYLGKEWKYWFIPLNNFTIKVGKSVFHQPNGEGFLEFRVKTVPAFKLITG
- a CDS encoding TAXI family TRAP transporter solute-binding subunit, which codes for MRSKVILSLILVLAIGVAFAGCAGEKQAAKPEKTPEKAEGIKIPKTEDGKYIVTIYTGSGPGSVYFAVGSMFAKVLNKKSDLIEAKGVTSGASVANAKAIGKGEALAAIIQNDVTYYAWNGKFQFEGKPIKELRGIGTLYPEPVQIVVRADSDIYTLEDLRGKKVVVGAAGSGVAATAERVLKAAGVWDDIEPVYQTFSEAAQSLVLGQVDAEFTVIAYPAPAIDQIAVKVPVRLIPIPDEVIQKLHDEGYPFYVKVVVPANTYNGQTEDVQTIAVKATLAVHKDLPEEVVYEMTNVLYENIDELAKAHQVAKQIDMNKAFEGLMIPLHPGAVKYYEEKGIKVPENLR
- a CDS encoding DUF128 domain-containing protein, whose translation is MKLTIDNPILYHILKILANSNMPLGAKSISEKLEERGFHVKKETVQYYLKLLDELGLTKKVGLAGRIISKKGLEEVKKGMVRERIGSFIELREEYAYNANFDPFKRKGLVSLNIGIIRKRDLEKSLELIKACMDAKLAVSRFVKIYEREAGNTKIPKGKVGIGLVSTSVVDAALIGSRISSFPTFAGILQYSDWKPLRFVHAISYYGSTLDPIDLFIRSGFCSVKDAVERGNGNVPADVREIPLVLRKRAVEIIEQLEKIGINGAVYVSGAENDALGIPVNNYKAGVVVIAGSTPLVYLKEKGIDVEIKILAAFERIENLEEIDSLM
- a CDS encoding TRAP transporter permease, whose translation is MEEVEKFIAIEKARKLPKRLDKIVKLAAILIGIYEILFIFNFTYSIYGLFEKIGLKLFFLRLDFQDKQGEAFVLAMILVIAFLLYPVRNKEKYFKKVQLYDYFLIALSLLSMFYMFLRFPEYTQSYDVTFYDVIFGLIAIFVVLEATRRTVGWILPAIVLVFLAYGIQDTRFNWNRFVQYLYLDQGIFGIPFYVMTIYVFAFVFFGAFLLRIGVSDYVTKFMISLFGPREGGPAKAAVVSSGLMGTVSGSSVANVLTTGTFTIPLMKKAGYPPETAGAVEPVASTGGQLMPPIMGAAAFIMAQFLGIPYNKLIIAAVLPALIYYAGVYIFIDLETKRLGLKGLSREYFTPLHYFLRKIYILLPIGVITLALVWGIAPHIAAISSLGIAIWVAWISKDEIPGDERIYVAFILLTTILMFSGRELSFISAPFLIFLASLLLFFGFLRKVEFNEKFYISILFILFAAFCKFLGIRKEEILLMSGVFGIIFSLIVGKVSKSEEGKKMFSATYDSMIDAGKTSTSVMLAAASAGLIQGVLTMTGLVTSLGYKLIDLTGGYLALLLVMAMVFSLILGMGVPTTANYVITSLVAAPAVFNAVAGNSIYEALVPGTTTATALLAAHFFVFYFGILADLTPPVALAAYAGSALAKSDFWKTARNSVKYALAGYIGPYIYFTHPEMFIITVQNWDLYMVAKLLYYFFASVFVMYLIAVAITGYFDKPLRREVKATLLLLGLAGATLHYLPILLGIAALLSLKLYNKKVRGDVVEEF
- a CDS encoding MFS transporter, whose amino-acid sequence is MKRNITLLGIVSFLNDLSSEIIHPLLPFFLKSMNATALGIGIVGGLLDGFGNVVKLFSGYLSDVFRRRKPLVFLGYLLSQISKLGIGISSSTGEVSGFVILDRIGKGIRTSPRDAIIAESSKERGKAFGFHRAMDTAGAVVGTLIAILLYTSLKNFQTPILVAAAIGFFAVIPIFFVRDTGEFAPKKVEVGVKLKKYLFVAFLSGLCHLSYMFFLIRASVISVEVAFLLYLLFNVVYSLYSYPAGILADKFGKSKVVGFSYLVFSASLFLMTLKNPLFFVVAFILYGIFMSVSEAQQRALASDLSKSQGFGLGAYHLSFGTAIVVGNVIAGALAELFSLDAAFIFASILSLISAFVYLFAKF